A part of Acidobacteriota bacterium genomic DNA contains:
- a CDS encoding DUF4412 domain-containing protein — MNPKRLFACLLFLALAISPALSAVVYQVKVTNHDGSPGPESIEMAALGHKLKMGVAMAGPNTQGDVIFDGDRKEMVVIDHDSQGYYVIDKATMGQISTQVNAAMAQMEEALKNVPEDQREMMKQMMEKNMPGVGTKAKKPANELKKTGEKATKNGYPCVKYEVWRDGAKTQELWVTNWSNVKGADEMVETFETMASFFNEFREALPNMADGPADDNVFAHMNELNGFPVVTRAFEGGELQSETVLESVTERDMDPDAFEPPSGYKRQTMGMP; from the coding sequence ATGAATCCGAAGCGTCTCTTTGCCTGCCTGCTGTTCCTCGCGCTCGCCATCTCCCCCGCCCTCTCTGCGGTCGTCTACCAGGTCAAGGTCACCAACCACGACGGCAGCCCGGGACCCGAGAGCATCGAGATGGCCGCTCTCGGCCACAAGCTGAAGATGGGGGTCGCCATGGCGGGGCCGAACACCCAGGGCGACGTCATCTTTGACGGCGACCGAAAAGAGATGGTCGTCATCGATCATGACTCCCAGGGCTACTACGTCATCGACAAGGCGACGATGGGACAGATCTCGACTCAGGTGAACGCGGCGATGGCCCAGATGGAAGAGGCCCTCAAGAATGTGCCCGAAGACCAGCGCGAGATGATGAAACAGATGATGGAGAAAAACATGCCGGGGGTAGGGACAAAGGCCAAGAAACCGGCCAACGAATTAAAGAAGACCGGCGAGAAGGCGACCAAGAACGGCTACCCCTGTGTGAAGTACGAAGTCTGGCGCGACGGCGCCAAGACCCAGGAGCTGTGGGTCACCAACTGGAGCAACGTCAAGGGCGCCGACGAGATGGTCGAGACGTTCGAGACCATGGCCTCGTTCTTCAACGAATTCAGGGAGGCGTTGCCCAACATGGCCGACGGCCCCGCCGATGACAACGTCTTTGCCCACATGAACGAGCTTAACGGTTTCCCCGTGGTCACCCGAGCCTTCGAAGGCGGCGAGTTGCAGAGCGAAACCGTCCTGGAATCCGTCACCGAGCGTGACATGGACCCCGACGCGTTTGAACCGCCCTCCGGTTACAAACGACAGACGATGGGCATGCCGTAA
- a CDS encoding DUF2846 domain-containing protein, whose amino-acid sequence MHRSKLKNVALSLLVIFAVGASVQAAEYYNKFPKNDERRGEPEEGHALVYVFRPAVVAAAVKTWAFVDDDLIMVSKPKAYSFAQVPAGKRLFWTKSENTSALEMDVVAGETYYFKVAIKAGFNKARAKIVQVDAEEAKKFFDKCGYVEPSDEGLARAVEIAANRKDRAVNKAAERKKKN is encoded by the coding sequence ATGCATCGAAGCAAACTGAAAAACGTGGCCTTGTCCCTGCTGGTGATCTTCGCGGTCGGCGCATCGGTCCAGGCAGCGGAGTACTACAACAAGTTTCCCAAGAACGACGAAAGACGCGGCGAGCCCGAGGAGGGGCACGCGTTGGTCTACGTCTTCCGCCCGGCGGTGGTCGCAGCAGCGGTAAAAACCTGGGCCTTCGTCGACGACGACCTGATCATGGTCTCCAAACCCAAAGCGTATTCTTTCGCACAGGTGCCCGCCGGCAAACGGTTGTTCTGGACAAAGTCCGAGAACACGTCAGCCCTGGAGATGGATGTCGTCGCAGGCGAGACCTACTACTTCAAGGTCGCGATCAAGGCGGGCTTCAACAAGGCCCGGGCAAAGATCGTCCAGGTCGACGCCGAAGAGGCGAAGAAGTTCTTCGACAAGTGTGGTTACGTCGAACCGTCAGACGAGGGTCTGGCCCGCGCCGTCGAGATCGCCGCCAACCGGAAAGATCGAGCGGTCAACAAGGCGGCGGAGCGCAAGAAAAAAAACTGA